One bacterium genomic window carries:
- a CDS encoding NAD-dependent epimerase/dehydratase family protein, whose product MRVLVTGGAGFIASHVAEGFLAAGHEVAVLDNLSTGFRHNVPKDATFFEVDIRDDASVEKVIRAFRPDVIDHHAAQMDVRKSLVDPVFDAQSNIVGSINIITSAMRHNVKKIIYISTGGAVYGEPKSLPVNEQHPINPECAYGISKHTVEHYLELYRLLYDLRYTVLRYPNVFGPRQNPHGEAGVIAIFAGLFLDGKTPTIFGDGEQLRDYVYVSDCVRANLLAVDSGDGEILNIGSGVGTSVNTLFKELAEIADFRGEPIYAPPRTGEIRAVYLDAARAANILKWKTEVKLSDGLRKTWDWCKTAREKSFAVA is encoded by the coding sequence ATGCGAGTTCTCGTTACCGGCGGTGCCGGTTTTATTGCGTCTCATGTGGCCGAAGGTTTTCTTGCGGCGGGACATGAAGTTGCAGTGCTTGATAATCTGAGCACGGGGTTTCGGCATAACGTCCCCAAAGACGCGACATTCTTTGAAGTGGATATTCGCGATGACGCGTCGGTCGAAAAAGTGATTCGTGCTTTCCGGCCCGACGTCATTGACCATCATGCGGCGCAGATGGATGTCCGCAAGTCGCTGGTTGATCCGGTTTTTGACGCCCAGTCGAATATCGTCGGATCGATAAACATTATCACTTCCGCGATGCGCCATAACGTCAAAAAGATTATCTATATCTCGACCGGCGGCGCTGTTTACGGTGAGCCCAAATCGCTTCCGGTAAACGAACAGCATCCGATTAATCCCGAATGCGCGTACGGTATTTCAAAGCATACCGTAGAGCACTATCTCGAACTCTACCGACTGCTCTACGACTTGCGATATACCGTGTTGCGCTACCCGAATGTATTCGGACCGCGGCAAAACCCTCACGGCGAAGCGGGAGTGATAGCCATCTTCGCAGGACTTTTTCTCGACGGAAAAACTCCGACGATTTTTGGTGACGGTGAACAGCTTCGCGACTACGTTTATGTTTCCGATTGCGTCCGCGCGAATCTGCTCGCCGTTGATTCCGGAGATGGTGAGATTCTGAATATCGGGTCGGGCGTCGGCACGTCGGTCAACACGTTGTTCAAGGAGCTTGCTGAGATTGCCGATTTCCGCGGAGAACCAATCTATGCTCCGCCGCGAACAGGTGAGATTCGCGCAGTCTATCTCGACGCTGCGCGTGCGGCGAATATCCTGAAGTGGAAAACGGAAGTGAAGCTTTCCGACGGACTGCGCAAGACGTGGGACTGGTGTAAGACTGCCCGGGAAAAGAGTTTCGCCGTCGCGTGA
- a CDS encoding DegT/DnrJ/EryC1/StrS family aminotransferase, translated as MSVGMLNLQAQFRTIRDEVMAEVTQIFETQSFILGSRVKGLEESMAKLSGMKHGIGVSSGTDALLLSVMALKPKPGDEVITTPYTFFATASSIVRGGAKPVFVDIDEHTFNARGDMLESVITPRTRALMPVHLFGQMVDPAVWSSVARKHNLLIIEDAAQAVGAKFNNVVAGGFGDLNCFSFYPTKNLGGAGDGGMVLANDDALAHDVRINRVHGGKDRYFHDQIGICGRLDELQAAVLLIKFKHLEQWNNRRRAIAALYNDGLKATPAICPVEAPGAWHTYHQYCLRVPKRDELMEHLKTKGIGSMIYYPVPLHLQKCFDFLGYKEGAFPVSERLSKESIALPMSAELTDAEVHEVCDAVRGFYGGGGA; from the coding sequence ATGAGCGTAGGTATGCTCAATCTGCAGGCGCAATTTCGGACGATCCGTGACGAAGTCATGGCCGAAGTCACGCAGATATTCGAAACTCAAAGTTTTATTCTTGGAAGCAGAGTCAAAGGGCTCGAGGAGAGTATGGCAAAACTCTCCGGTATGAAACACGGAATCGGAGTCTCCTCCGGAACAGACGCGCTTCTGTTGTCCGTTATGGCTTTGAAACCGAAACCCGGCGATGAAGTCATAACTACTCCCTACACATTTTTCGCGACAGCAAGCTCAATTGTGCGGGGCGGCGCGAAGCCTGTTTTCGTGGATATCGACGAGCATACGTTTAATGCCCGTGGTGACATGCTCGAATCCGTGATTACACCGCGAACACGTGCGCTGATGCCGGTGCATCTCTTCGGTCAAATGGTGGATCCGGCTGTTTGGAGTTCAGTTGCCAGGAAACACAATCTGCTCATCATCGAGGATGCCGCCCAGGCGGTCGGCGCGAAGTTCAATAATGTCGTTGCCGGAGGCTTTGGCGACCTGAACTGTTTCTCCTTCTATCCGACCAAGAATCTCGGCGGAGCAGGCGATGGAGGAATGGTGCTTGCTAACGATGACGCGCTGGCCCACGATGTTCGTATCAATCGCGTCCACGGCGGCAAGGATCGCTACTTTCACGACCAAATCGGTATTTGCGGCCGCCTCGATGAGCTCCAGGCCGCCGTGCTGCTTATCAAGTTCAAGCACCTTGAACAATGGAATAATCGCCGTCGCGCGATCGCCGCACTTTACAACGACGGTCTTAAAGCCACACCCGCAATCTGCCCGGTCGAAGCGCCCGGCGCATGGCACACGTATCATCAGTATTGTCTCCGTGTTCCCAAACGGGATGAGTTGATGGAGCATTTGAAGACCAAAGGGATCGGCAGTATGATCTATTATCCCGTGCCGCTTCATCTGCAAAAGTGCTTCGATTTCCTCGGATACAAGGAAGGAGCCTTCCCGGTTTCAGAGCGGTTGTCCAAGGAGTCTATCGCACTTCCCATGTCGGCCGAGCTGACGGATGCGGAAGTTCACGAAGTCTGTGACGCCGTCCGCGGCTTCTACGGCGGCGGCGGAGCTTAA
- a CDS encoding sugar transferase, whose protein sequence is MPRSIERNIWLRIFHLLTDLGLTAVSFVLAFALRTEIRTFYFFGSAQSIHSYYEVGALILLIWWLLLDMQRSYDTVQPASVWQDFKLALRTAVIGTVVLFAATYILRIELPPRSTIGLFTLLNTLLLTVNRVFFRSIREYMLSGGGLNKRVLVIGSADKAARFVKTLSEHPGWPIHLIGFVDTDRKHGANAPGELHYLGTPEDLTDILHQYTIDEVVFAVPTRQISECTDMLALCEQEGVRAVILSNWFSSLVAHVSTDIQYDQPVLIYTSMRHKEWQILVKRLFDIAFSAFLLILLFPLMAGIAIAIKLTDNGPIFYRWKVVGFNKEKFTGYKFRTMVVDADKLKAKLEAQNEMKGAVFKIKNDPRITPVGRILRKFSLDELPQLWSVLKGDMSIVGPRPPLETELPRFDSWHRRKLSVKPGLTCLWQISGRSSITDFDEWVKLDLAYIDNWTLWLDFKILMKTIPAVLLGRGAH, encoded by the coding sequence ATGCCAAGAAGTATTGAACGTAACATCTGGCTCAGGATTTTTCATCTCCTGACTGACCTCGGCCTCACCGCCGTCTCATTTGTGCTCGCCTTCGCGCTGCGCACTGAGATTCGTACGTTCTATTTCTTCGGCAGCGCACAATCCATACATAGCTACTACGAAGTCGGGGCGTTGATTCTGCTCATTTGGTGGCTCTTGCTGGACATGCAGAGGTCGTATGACACTGTGCAGCCTGCGAGTGTCTGGCAGGACTTCAAACTGGCGCTTCGCACAGCCGTGATTGGAACGGTGGTGCTCTTTGCCGCGACGTATATCCTGCGAATTGAACTCCCGCCGCGCTCCACAATCGGTTTGTTTACGCTGCTGAATACGCTGCTCCTGACCGTAAACAGAGTCTTCTTCCGCAGCATCCGCGAGTATATGCTAAGCGGCGGCGGATTGAATAAGCGTGTTCTTGTCATAGGCTCCGCGGATAAGGCCGCGCGGTTCGTCAAAACTCTTTCCGAACATCCGGGCTGGCCGATTCACCTGATTGGCTTCGTCGACACGGATCGTAAGCATGGCGCCAATGCGCCAGGCGAATTACACTATCTTGGCACGCCGGAAGACCTGACGGACATTCTGCATCAATATACGATTGACGAAGTGGTCTTTGCCGTCCCGACTCGCCAGATTTCCGAATGTACTGACATGCTCGCGTTGTGTGAACAGGAAGGCGTAAGAGCGGTCATCCTGTCCAACTGGTTTTCGAGTCTTGTTGCGCATGTCTCGACGGATATTCAGTATGACCAGCCGGTATTGATATACACTTCAATGCGGCACAAGGAGTGGCAGATTCTGGTGAAGCGCCTCTTCGACATTGCCTTTTCGGCCTTTCTGCTCATCCTGCTGTTCCCGCTCATGGCCGGTATCGCCATCGCCATCAAGCTGACGGATAACGGACCGATTTTCTATCGCTGGAAGGTTGTTGGTTTCAACAAGGAAAAGTTCACGGGCTACAAGTTTCGCACGATGGTCGTGGACGCCGACAAATTGAAGGCGAAACTCGAAGCACAAAACGAAATGAAAGGCGCGGTCTTCAAAATCAAGAATGATCCGCGCATTACTCCCGTCGGCCGCATCCTGCGCAAGTTCAGTCTCGATGAACTACCGCAGCTCTGGAGTGTGCTGAAAGGCGACATGTCTATCGTCGGACCGCGTCCGCCCCTCGAGACGGAATTGCCCCGCTTTGACAGTTGGCATCGCCGCAAACTCTCTGTGAAACCCGGCCTGACCTGTCTCTGGCAAATCTCCGGCCGCTCGAGCATCACCGATTTTGACGAATGGGTGAAACTCGATCTCGCCTATATTGACAATTGGACTCTCTGGCTGGATTTCAAAATTCTCATGAAAACCATACCTGCCGTTCTGCTCGGACGCGGCGCTCACTAA
- a CDS encoding nucleotidyltransferase family protein → MKALVLAAGIGSRLGDLTKNTPKCLLPVAGRPLLDYWCETLSAAGVTDVYINTHHHAGQVRNFIAAKPCGLNFVEGYEETLLGSAGTLRAAYDFLRNEERFFIIYADNYAEIDLSRLREFHSQSENPPLVLVAYPTPEPTRCGILELSESGRVIAFEEKPAHPKTNYANSGIHVATPELFRWVPESVPADIGFHVLPRLVGKMYGYVTNEFIQDIGTPEAYAAVCARRERNS, encoded by the coding sequence GTGAAAGCGTTAGTGCTTGCCGCGGGAATTGGCAGCAGACTCGGTGACCTGACGAAGAACACCCCGAAGTGTCTGTTGCCCGTCGCCGGACGGCCGCTGCTCGATTACTGGTGCGAAACGCTGTCTGCTGCAGGTGTGACGGATGTCTATATCAACACTCATCATCACGCCGGTCAGGTCCGCAACTTCATCGCGGCCAAACCCTGTGGACTGAACTTTGTTGAAGGTTACGAGGAAACCCTGCTCGGAAGTGCCGGAACGCTGCGGGCTGCGTATGACTTTCTTCGTAATGAAGAGCGGTTCTTCATTATCTACGCCGATAATTACGCCGAAATTGACTTGAGTCGTCTGCGCGAGTTTCACAGTCAGTCGGAGAATCCGCCGCTGGTGCTCGTGGCCTATCCGACACCGGAACCGACTCGCTGCGGCATTCTCGAACTGAGCGAATCAGGCCGGGTGATTGCTTTTGAAGAAAAACCTGCTCATCCCAAAACCAATTACGCCAACTCAGGAATTCATGTTGCAACACCGGAGCTCTTTCGGTGGGTTCCGGAAAGCGTTCCCGCGGACATTGGTTTCCATGTGCTGCCCCGGCTGGTAGGCAAAATGTACGGCTACGTAACTAACGAATTTATTCAAGACATTGGCACTCCCGAAGCGTATGCGGCTGTCTGCGCGCGCAGAGAGCGCAATTCCTAA
- a CDS encoding SDR family oxidoreductase: MPSRYLVTGGAGFIGSNIVEKLLTRGDSVRVFDNLSTGKRENLAPFLNDIEFIEGDLRDEAAVRNATAGCDYVLHQGALGSVPRSIADPVTTNEVNIRGTLNALMAARDAGVKRFVAASSSSVYGNTPTLPKVESMTMLPRSPYAVSKLATEKYCQAFHAVYGLETIALRYFNIFGPKQDPASQYAAVIPLFITKAMRGEAPVVHGDGLQSRDFTFVENAVSANLLACDAPSSNVAGEFFNVACGARYSLIDILNGIGDALGKTVTPVHEPARAGDVRDSLADISKIQDAMGYKVLVPMQEGLRRTMDYYLKVNK, encoded by the coding sequence ATGCCATCTCGTTATCTCGTTACCGGCGGCGCCGGATTCATCGGATCTAATATCGTTGAGAAACTCCTGACTCGCGGCGATTCCGTTCGGGTATTTGACAATCTTTCCACAGGCAAACGGGAAAATCTCGCTCCGTTTCTGAATGACATTGAGTTCATTGAAGGGGATCTGCGCGACGAGGCAGCCGTCCGGAATGCGACTGCAGGCTGTGATTACGTGCTTCACCAAGGCGCGCTCGGAAGCGTTCCGAGGTCAATCGCCGATCCCGTCACCACCAACGAAGTGAATATCAGAGGCACGTTGAACGCGCTGATGGCCGCACGTGATGCGGGTGTCAAACGCTTTGTGGCCGCTTCGAGTTCATCCGTGTATGGCAATACGCCTACGCTTCCTAAGGTCGAAAGTATGACCATGCTCCCGCGGTCGCCTTATGCAGTGAGCAAACTCGCCACCGAGAAGTATTGTCAGGCGTTTCACGCCGTATACGGGCTGGAGACGATTGCGCTGCGCTATTTCAATATCTTCGGCCCGAAGCAGGATCCGGCTTCGCAGTATGCTGCCGTCATTCCGTTGTTCATCACAAAAGCTATGCGCGGTGAAGCTCCTGTCGTGCACGGTGACGGCCTGCAGTCGCGTGACTTTACGTTCGTGGAAAATGCGGTGAGTGCCAATCTGCTCGCCTGTGATGCGCCATCTTCAAATGTTGCCGGTGAATTCTTCAATGTGGCGTGCGGTGCGCGCTACTCATTGATCGATATTCTCAATGGCATCGGTGACGCGCTGGGCAAAACGGTTACTCCGGTGCACGAACCCGCGCGTGCCGGCGATGTGCGCGATTCACTTGCCGACATCTCGAAAATTCAAGACGCTATGGGCTACAAGGTGCTGGTTCCCATGCAGGAAGGTCTTCGCCGCACCATGGATTACTATTTAAAGGTGAATAAATGA
- a CDS encoding SDR family NAD(P)-dependent oxidoreductase: protein MRVLVTGGAGFIGSHTTDELLRRGYDVTILDSLEKPVHMKGKPDYIPAKVKFIEGDVRDRGKMLEALDGVEAVYHFAAYQDYLPDFSKFFHVNSVGTALIYELIVEKKLPVKKVVVASSQAVAGEGRYVASDGKLFHPELRPVSQLDGGEWEFRDPRNGEILTWQPTPETDAKPLNQYALSKYSQELMTLAFGKRYDIPSVAMRFSIVQGPRQSFYNNYSGACRIFSLSYFFNRAPLIYEDGQQVRDFVNIHDVVQANLLVLEDDRANYEMFNVGGGRAYTVTEFCSIVAKVFGKDELQPRVPGLYRFGDTRHIISDVAKLKSLGWNPVRSAEESVREYRAYLEEQTDIDDIMDFAEQKMQSLNVVRPAKGAIA, encoded by the coding sequence TTGCGCGTTCTTGTCACCGGCGGTGCCGGCTTTATCGGGTCACATACGACGGATGAATTGCTTCGCAGAGGATACGACGTCACGATTCTTGACAGCCTTGAGAAACCCGTTCACATGAAGGGCAAGCCGGACTATATTCCGGCTAAGGTGAAATTTATCGAAGGCGATGTCCGCGACCGCGGCAAAATGCTCGAAGCTCTCGATGGTGTTGAAGCCGTTTATCACTTCGCGGCATATCAGGACTATCTTCCTGACTTCTCCAAGTTCTTTCACGTCAACAGTGTCGGGACCGCGTTAATCTACGAACTCATCGTGGAAAAAAAGCTCCCTGTCAAAAAGGTTGTGGTGGCTTCATCACAAGCCGTGGCGGGTGAAGGACGCTATGTCGCATCGGACGGAAAACTTTTTCATCCCGAGTTGCGTCCCGTTTCGCAGCTTGACGGAGGCGAATGGGAGTTTCGTGACCCGCGCAACGGCGAAATCCTGACATGGCAGCCGACTCCGGAAACCGACGCTAAACCGCTGAACCAGTATGCACTGTCGAAGTATTCGCAGGAACTTATGACGCTCGCGTTCGGCAAACGCTATGACATCCCGTCCGTGGCCATGCGTTTCTCAATCGTTCAAGGTCCGCGTCAAAGCTTCTACAATAACTATTCCGGTGCCTGCCGCATATTTTCACTAAGCTACTTCTTCAATCGCGCCCCCCTTATCTATGAAGACGGTCAGCAAGTGCGCGACTTCGTCAATATTCACGACGTCGTGCAGGCCAATTTACTGGTGCTGGAGGATGATCGCGCGAACTACGAGATGTTCAACGTCGGCGGCGGCCGTGCCTATACGGTGACGGAATTCTGCTCGATTGTCGCAAAAGTTTTCGGCAAGGATGAGCTGCAACCGCGTGTTCCCGGCCTCTACCGCTTCGGCGATACTCGACACATAATATCGGATGTTGCCAAACTCAAATCCCTCGGCTGGAATCCAGTCCGCAGCGCCGAAGAGTCCGTTCGCGAGTATCGAGCCTACCTTGAAGAGCAAACGGACATTGACGACATCATGGACTTCGCCGAACAGAAAATGCAAAGTCTCAACGTGGTCAGGCCCGCGAAAGGAGCAATAGCCTAA